The following are encoded in a window of Strix uralensis isolate ZFMK-TIS-50842 chromosome 30, bStrUra1, whole genome shotgun sequence genomic DNA:
- the LOC141935923 gene encoding putative RNA-binding protein 46, whose protein sequence is MLGPTLLKIFRSHLGDGIKCVLMQFADSWAGPPPPRGCEVFVSKIPRDLYEDELVPVFERAGKIYEFRLMMRFSGENRGCAFVMYTAEEEAQLAIEILNNYEIRPGRFIGVCVSSNNCRLFIGGIPKEKKKEEILREMKKVTEGVVDVTVCPDATDKTKTRGFAFVQYESHRAAAVARRSLIPGALQLWGHTIRVDWAQPEEEAGEKRRQRVKELRVRNLLRSTTEDTIKAEFDKFKPGAVKRVKKLRDYAFVHFFHREDAVAAMSAMNGKCIDGASIEVALAKRGKKGRAWKQRFNAQLSPGSENLLGFPDKGAGHQKSLGEPASPSVRLNGQRSPGPSEVEGCTYPFFPGTKLTLTSRYSLKAGHFSSAVMHLDYVCNKSNWTPPEYSLYSSTTQDGKILLVFKVVIASIADGYFMPDRLCATVEGAKELAAQFTLLHRRKYKCFRLVLKN, encoded by the exons atgtTGGGCCCAACGCTGCTTAAGATCTTCAGAAGtcatctgggtgatgggatcaagtgtgtCCTGATGCAGTTTGCTGACA gttggGCAGGTCCTCCACCACCTCGTGGATGTGAAGTTTTTGTGAGTAAGATTCCTCGGGATCTGTATGAAGATGAATTAGTTCCTGTTTTCGAGAGAGCTGGGAAGATCTATGAGTTCAGGCTGATGATGAGATTCAGTGGTGAGAATCGAGGCTGTGCTTTTGTGATGTACACTGCTGAAGAGGAAGCCCAGCTAGCCATCGAGATTCTTAATAATTACGAAATTCGTCCAGGGAGATTTATTGGTGTCTGCGTCAGCTCGAACAACTGCAGACTATTTATTGGAGggattccaaaagaaaagaagaaagaagaaatactgcgtgaaatgaaaaaagttacagaaggaGTGGTAGATGTCACTGTTTGTCCAGATGCCACGGACAAAACTAAAACTCGTGGCTTTGCTTTTGTGCAATACGAAtctcacagagcagctgcagtggcTAGAAGAAGCCTAATCCCAG GAGcactccagctctggggtcatACCATTCGGGTAGACTGGGCACAGCCTGAGGAGGAAGCTGGtgaaaaaagaaggcagagagttAAAGAATTACGTGTAAGAAATTTGCTGAGATCTACTACAGAGGACACAATTAAAGCTGAATTCGACAAGTTCAAGCCAGGAGCAGTTAAACGTGTAAAGAAGCTGAGAGACtatgcttttgttcattttttccaccgTGAAGATGCAGTTGCTGCGATGTCTGCAATGAATGGAAAGTGCATTGATGGAGCTAGTATTGAGGTAGCGCTGGCAAAGCGAGGTAAGAAAGGAAGAGCTTGGAAGCAGCGTTTTAATGCTCAGCTGAGTCCTGGTTCTGAAAATCTCTTAGGGTTTCCTGACAAAGGAGCTGGTCATCAAAAATCCTTAGGGGAACCAGCAAGTCCTTCAGTTCGTCTTAATGGTCAGCGCAGTCCAGGCCCCTCTGAAGTTGAAGGGTGCACAtacccttttttcccaggcacaaagcttACTCTAACTAGCAGGTATTCTTTAAAAGCCGGTCACTTCAGTTCTGCAGTGATGCATCTGGATTATGTCTGCAATAAAAGTAACTGGACACCACCAGAATACTCCTTGTACTCAAGCACAACTCAGGATGGGAAAATACTCCTGGTGTTCAAGGTGGTTATTGCCAGTATTGCAGATGGTTATTTCATGCCAGACAGACTCTGCGCGACAGTAGAAGGTGCAAAGGAATTGGCAGCACAGTTCACACTTCTACATCGACGTAAGTATAAATGCTTTCGATtagttctgaagaactga